The Fulvivirga ligni genome window below encodes:
- the recR gene encoding recombination mediator RecR → MEYPSKLIEQAVEEISKLPGIGKKTALRLALHLLKESEDQTLALSAALQEMRQNIKYCKHCFNISDDDVCNICISHRRDKSIVCVVEDTRDVMAIENTSQFTGLYHVLGGVISPIEGIGPSDLNIDALVNRVSASQGEIKEIIFALSSTMEGDTTTFYLTKKLKEFDISLSTIARGIPIGGELEYADEITLGRSILSRTAYSKE, encoded by the coding sequence TTGATAGAGCAGGCCGTGGAAGAGATTTCAAAACTTCCCGGTATTGGGAAGAAGACCGCCCTGCGGTTAGCACTTCATTTATTAAAGGAATCAGAAGATCAGACACTGGCACTTTCCGCTGCTTTGCAGGAAATGAGGCAGAATATAAAATACTGCAAGCATTGTTTTAATATTTCTGATGATGATGTCTGTAATATTTGTATCAGCCACAGAAGAGATAAATCTATTGTGTGCGTGGTGGAAGACACCAGAGATGTGATGGCCATTGAAAATACATCGCAGTTCACGGGGCTTTACCATGTCTTGGGCGGAGTGATCTCTCCCATAGAAGGAATAGGTCCATCAGACCTGAATATTGATGCGCTAGTGAATAGAGTGAGTGCATCGCAGGGTGAGATTAAAGAGATTATTTTTGCCCTTAGCTCTACCATGGAAGGTGATACCACCACCTTCTATCTTACCAAAAAATTGAAAGAATTTGACATTTCACTCAGCACCATCGCTAGAGGTATACCTATTGGTGGTGAACTTGAATATGCGGATGAAATTACTCTTGGTAGAAGTATTTTGAGTAGGACGGCTTATTCTAAGGAGTAA
- a CDS encoding response regulator, with protein sequence MRQILLGLSLALSCLSVCQAQSSEVLLDTLLVKARGYYSNNDFANAIPYYLQIDSIAEANHINNKTVVQAILDRSEISRSTFTSDGVAIAHELQMLALHKAEELKNRELIYKIYTQLSDMHGLMGNYDSAKLFLDKAFPYYYSESDNHAILARIYTTYGNYYTSVKQNDSALWKLEEGIERLEELGEEKGLAEVLVFYGGVLSGRLENCKAALSPLLRAKAIYEKLDLTVVDRYIYLNEDLAYCYAEVGDHEKAYELAQLAHDKRKAYYKKTKNDITLALETKYQANTKQKEIELLAAKNDLAEQQNENQLLLFIGVIFVLIVVVFLIILLYVNRQKTTKKLQEIDKAKNRFFANISHEFRTPLTLIKGPVEQELKSQDLDPGLKKHLELIDGNANRLLNLVDQLLELTKLDSNTDQLHVSVFSLDEYLKALLSSFYFAAEQKEVPLQYEANMGEPVWLDVSVVEKVVVNLMYNAIKYTPAKEGRIDVKAELSQGNFKLNIGNTGSIPKSDLKHIFDRFYRATKSEEGVGLGLALTKELVQLHKGNIAVTSDNNYTEFTVIIPAHKDAYAASEISEGKGIGGTTIQVNYTHDEVENDTEKTSEVPLLLLVEDNRELRKLLVELFSETFQIKEARNGEEGIKLALEFVPDIIISDIMMPKKNGIELCEELKKDERTSHIPIILLTARAGEENELEGVVHGADDYIVKPFNQDILKARVNNLIELRKQLRSRYSQEVILKPKDLAVTSADEKFLNRLQVLLDARLTEPDFSAENFSKDIGMSRMQLHRKLKALMGVSTTEFIRSQRLKMAADLLEKADVNMSEIAYSVGFNDPSYFTKCFKESYGCTPGQYAQKYVADVE encoded by the coding sequence ATGAGACAAATTCTTCTAGGTCTGTCTCTGGCTTTAAGTTGTTTATCTGTTTGTCAGGCACAGTCATCAGAGGTGTTATTAGATACACTGCTGGTGAAGGCTCGTGGTTATTATAGCAATAATGACTTTGCTAATGCTATTCCCTATTATTTGCAAATAGATTCCATTGCGGAGGCTAATCACATCAACAATAAAACTGTAGTTCAGGCTATTTTAGATAGGTCTGAGATTTCACGCTCCACGTTTACCTCTGATGGAGTGGCAATAGCTCATGAACTACAAATGTTGGCTTTGCACAAAGCTGAAGAGTTGAAGAATCGAGAGCTCATTTATAAGATATATACACAACTTTCGGACATGCACGGGTTAATGGGCAACTATGATAGCGCCAAGTTATTTCTTGATAAAGCTTTTCCATACTACTATAGCGAGAGTGATAATCATGCCATATTAGCTCGTATCTATACCACTTACGGCAATTATTACACTTCAGTAAAACAAAATGATAGCGCATTATGGAAACTTGAGGAAGGTATAGAGCGATTAGAAGAACTAGGAGAAGAGAAAGGCTTGGCAGAGGTTCTGGTCTTCTATGGGGGAGTGCTTAGTGGGCGATTAGAAAATTGTAAAGCTGCGCTAAGTCCATTATTAAGAGCGAAGGCTATTTATGAAAAACTGGATCTGACTGTGGTTGATCGATACATTTACCTCAATGAAGATTTAGCATACTGCTACGCGGAGGTAGGAGATCATGAAAAGGCTTATGAGCTTGCTCAGTTAGCTCATGATAAGAGAAAAGCATATTATAAAAAGACCAAGAATGATATTACTCTGGCGCTCGAAACCAAGTACCAGGCTAATACCAAGCAAAAGGAAATAGAGCTACTTGCCGCCAAAAATGATCTGGCTGAACAACAGAATGAAAATCAACTGCTGTTGTTCATTGGGGTCATTTTTGTGCTCATAGTAGTGGTGTTTTTGATTATTCTGCTTTACGTAAATAGACAGAAAACCACTAAAAAACTACAAGAAATTGACAAGGCAAAGAATAGGTTTTTCGCCAATATATCTCATGAATTTCGAACTCCGCTTACTCTTATTAAAGGCCCTGTAGAGCAAGAGTTAAAATCACAAGATTTAGATCCTGGGTTAAAAAAGCATTTGGAATTAATTGATGGCAATGCCAATAGGCTTTTGAACCTGGTGGATCAGTTATTGGAACTTACCAAGCTAGATAGTAATACGGATCAGCTTCATGTATCAGTTTTTTCATTAGATGAATATTTAAAGGCCCTGCTCTCTTCATTTTATTTTGCCGCTGAGCAGAAGGAAGTTCCTCTGCAGTATGAGGCCAATATGGGCGAGCCAGTTTGGTTGGATGTTTCGGTGGTGGAGAAAGTGGTGGTTAACCTGATGTATAATGCCATTAAGTATACTCCGGCGAAAGAAGGAAGAATAGATGTGAAAGCTGAACTTAGCCAGGGCAACTTCAAGTTGAATATTGGCAACACAGGTAGCATTCCTAAATCAGATTTGAAGCATATTTTTGATCGCTTTTATAGGGCTACCAAATCCGAGGAAGGTGTAGGGTTAGGATTGGCGCTTACCAAAGAGTTAGTGCAACTTCACAAAGGTAATATTGCCGTTACCAGTGATAATAATTATACCGAGTTCACTGTCATAATTCCTGCTCATAAAGATGCTTATGCTGCAAGTGAAATTTCAGAAGGTAAAGGTATTGGAGGAACAACCATCCAGGTAAACTATACTCATGATGAGGTAGAGAACGATACTGAAAAGACATCTGAAGTTCCACTATTATTACTGGTAGAGGATAATCGAGAGCTAAGGAAGTTATTGGTAGAATTGTTTTCGGAAACTTTTCAAATTAAAGAGGCCAGAAACGGTGAAGAGGGTATTAAGCTGGCCCTGGAGTTTGTTCCTGATATCATTATTTCTGATATCATGATGCCTAAGAAGAATGGTATTGAGTTATGTGAAGAGCTGAAAAAAGATGAACGAACCAGTCATATACCTATCATTTTGCTTACGGCAAGAGCAGGTGAAGAGAATGAGCTAGAAGGTGTAGTGCATGGCGCAGATGATTATATTGTAAAGCCATTCAATCAAGATATTCTTAAAGCAAGGGTTAATAATCTTATTGAGTTAAGGAAGCAGCTTAGATCCAGATATAGTCAGGAGGTTATCCTAAAGCCGAAAGATTTAGCAGTTACCTCGGCAGATGAAAAATTCCTGAACAGACTACAGGTATTGCTTGATGCCAGGCTTACGGAACCTGATTTTAGTGCAGAGAATTTCAGTAAAGATATTGGCATGAGCCGTATGCAACTACATAGAAAGTTAAAAGCGCTCATGGGTGTATCTACCACTGAGTTTATTCGCTCTCAGCGATTAAAAATGGCCGCTGATCTGTTAGAAAAAGCCGATGTAAATATGTCCGAAATAGCCTATTCCGTAGGCTTTAATGACCCATCCTATTTCACCAAATGCTTTAAAGAGAGCTATGGTTGCACCCCGGGACAATATGCTCAAAAGTATGTTGCTGATGTAGAGTGA
- a CDS encoding NosD domain-containing protein → MKLNKIKSYLFLGLVALGQVILLSGCGEDEGGLGQETLSDNITEDLHLVNIHDDPDIPDYVIDGFLTVTAELTIDPDVHIAFTANSGLFINGDGMIEAIGEEDLPIRFTGVQKTPGYWLGIKVRANDVRNQLDHVIVEYAGSDIIASYGSVDLKAGVAIDGASGNSGSLTLRNSTIQNCEGYGFLVEHGTLLRGFLNNTFSGNEEAAVRIDAENADMLDDLSNYNNNNGYDGVEINASGSPVHALTSDADWVNLGEDVPYKIAQSFDVEAELTIMAGATLSFDANQTMYFKQDYNGPNDGIIIAKGTSGNMITFTAVNKTPGFWRGLVVQSNSVLNEMNYCIVEYGGSDLITDELANIILDKDGAYDPPVLKVTNSTIRNSAGCGIVVDNFGGSLTASGNTFSDNSGSDVCD, encoded by the coding sequence ATGAAACTTAACAAAATCAAATCTTACTTATTCCTTGGGCTGGTTGCTCTAGGGCAAGTCATTCTATTATCAGGTTGTGGTGAAGATGAGGGTGGTCTCGGACAGGAGACCTTATCGGATAATATCACCGAAGATTTACATCTGGTAAATATTCATGATGATCCGGATATTCCTGATTACGTGATTGATGGTTTTCTTACGGTAACCGCAGAGCTCACCATCGATCCAGATGTACACATTGCTTTTACAGCAAACTCTGGTCTGTTTATAAACGGAGATGGTATGATTGAAGCCATAGGTGAGGAAGATTTACCGATTAGATTTACAGGAGTTCAAAAAACACCAGGTTATTGGCTGGGTATCAAAGTGAGAGCCAATGACGTTCGTAATCAGCTGGATCATGTCATAGTAGAATATGCAGGCAGCGACATTATTGCTTCTTATGGCAGTGTAGATTTAAAGGCAGGGGTAGCTATAGACGGTGCTTCCGGTAATAGTGGAAGTCTAACTCTAAGGAATTCTACTATTCAAAATTGTGAAGGGTATGGGTTTTTGGTAGAACATGGTACTTTACTCAGAGGATTTCTAAATAACACGTTCTCTGGAAATGAGGAAGCTGCGGTAAGAATTGATGCAGAGAACGCAGACATGCTCGATGACCTATCTAATTACAATAATAATAACGGATATGATGGTGTTGAGATCAACGCTAGTGGCTCGCCTGTTCATGCTTTAACATCTGATGCTGACTGGGTTAACCTTGGTGAAGATGTACCTTACAAAATAGCGCAATCATTTGATGTAGAGGCGGAGCTGACCATTATGGCAGGAGCTACATTGTCCTTCGACGCTAACCAAACCATGTATTTTAAGCAAGATTACAATGGCCCTAATGACGGAATTATTATCGCAAAAGGTACCTCCGGTAACATGATCACTTTTACTGCGGTGAATAAAACTCCTGGTTTTTGGCGTGGTCTGGTAGTCCAAAGCAATAGTGTGCTTAATGAAATGAACTATTGTATAGTGGAGTATGGAGGTAGTGATTTAATCACTGATGAACTGGCCAATATAATCTTAGATAAAGATGGGGCCTATGATCCTCCGGTGCTAAAAGTAACAAACTCCACCATTAGAAATAGTGCAGGCTGCGGTATAGTGGTAGATAACTTCGGAGGCTCGCTTACCGCTTCAGGCAATACCTTCTCCGATAACTCTGGATCAGATGTGTGTGATTGA
- a CDS encoding NHL domain-containing protein has translation MNQSLRAACFGLLLFILSCTDPDVLKEDPNLPQITSLMPAEGYLGDSVEVLGSNLQNVDSAWVNGELAVILSSGNNSVRVIVPDSATSGPVLLHNGIGYSLGSDFTVLFNPLAELVVSTFPGLSPNDNFGPAFQIVPAPQGGFYFSAPERNQINYISEKGEVSVYAGTGQTGWQDGEANEASFNGPSGIDIDAEGNLYVADTYNNAIRKISVGGLVSTLAGSGQSGFQNGFSLQEASFNAPIDVAVDDQLLYISDFGNHAIRVLNMSEQQVSTAIGTGEGGFQDGDAEVAMLNFPLGIYYKTNDNTLIIADALNHSIRSYDAENGTLSTLAGNGEAGLVNGSLAEAQFSVPYDVIADGDVIYLVERTNHDVRRLSNGQVRTWAGTGEAGFQNGQAGQAKFYEPTGITIGPDGAWYVCDYNNGLLRKIHRP, from the coding sequence ATGAACCAATCCCTAAGAGCCGCATGCTTCGGCCTGTTGCTCTTTATCCTTTCTTGTACTGACCCGGATGTGCTGAAAGAAGACCCTAATTTACCACAGATAACAAGCTTAATGCCTGCTGAAGGTTATTTAGGGGATAGTGTAGAGGTTTTGGGATCAAATTTACAAAATGTAGACTCTGCATGGGTGAATGGAGAGTTAGCGGTTATTTTGTCTTCCGGCAACAACAGCGTTAGGGTCATTGTCCCAGACAGCGCTACTAGTGGTCCTGTATTATTACATAATGGTATCGGCTATAGCCTGGGGTCGGATTTTACAGTGCTCTTTAACCCTCTAGCCGAGCTGGTGGTATCTACATTTCCTGGATTATCTCCAAACGACAACTTCGGTCCTGCATTTCAGATAGTTCCTGCCCCCCAGGGAGGATTTTACTTTTCAGCTCCTGAGAGAAATCAGATCAATTATATATCAGAAAAAGGAGAAGTGTCAGTTTATGCAGGTACTGGCCAAACTGGTTGGCAGGATGGTGAAGCAAATGAAGCCAGTTTTAATGGCCCGTCAGGTATTGATATTGATGCGGAAGGTAATTTATATGTAGCTGATACCTATAATAATGCTATCCGAAAAATTTCAGTAGGTGGTTTAGTATCTACTCTGGCAGGTAGCGGACAGAGCGGTTTTCAAAATGGTTTCTCACTTCAGGAGGCTTCTTTCAATGCCCCTATTGATGTAGCGGTAGACGATCAATTGCTATATATTTCAGATTTCGGTAATCATGCCATTCGTGTTTTAAATATGTCTGAGCAGCAGGTTTCTACTGCTATCGGCACAGGTGAGGGTGGGTTTCAGGATGGTGATGCGGAAGTTGCCATGTTAAACTTTCCATTAGGCATTTATTATAAAACCAATGACAACACGCTCATAATTGCGGATGCGCTTAACCATAGCATCCGCAGTTATGATGCTGAAAATGGAACCCTCAGTACTCTTGCTGGAAATGGAGAAGCTGGTCTGGTAAATGGCTCATTGGCTGAAGCCCAATTCAGTGTCCCTTATGATGTTATAGCAGATGGTGACGTGATTTATTTGGTAGAGCGCACCAATCATGATGTGCGCAGACTAAGCAATGGACAGGTGCGTACCTGGGCAGGAACGGGAGAAGCTGGTTTTCAAAATGGCCAGGCGGGACAGGCAAAATTTTACGAACCCACCGGCATAACCATAGGGCCGGATGGAGCCTGGTATGTGTGTGATTACAATAATGGTCTCTTAAGAAAAATTCATAGGCCATGA